A portion of the Ascaphus truei isolate aAscTru1 chromosome 14, aAscTru1.hap1, whole genome shotgun sequence genome contains these proteins:
- the DRAP1 gene encoding dr1-associated corepressor: MPSKKKKYNARFPPARIKKIMQTDEEIGKVAAAVPVIISRALELFLESLLTKACQVTQSRSAKTMTTSHLKQCIELEQQFDFLKDLVAAVPDMQGEAEDNHTEGERVSRRGRKPGSSRKNGGSSIKGKDKKQSETESEQEDYSEGTETDGEEEMCSTPTNQSHITFQSPPAPSFLHFHSGSALPPLPAAVPAMPTPLPPTGCEEDDYDS, from the exons ATGCCGAGCAAGAAGAAGAAGTACAATGCTCGCTTCCCACCG GCGAGGATTAAGAAGATTATGCAGACGGATGAAGAAATCGGGAAAGTTGCAGCTGCCGTTCCTGTGATAATCT CTCGTGCACTGGAACTGTTCCTTGAGTCGCTCCTGACGAAGGCCTGTCAGGTGACACAGTCTCGCAGTGCCAAAACGATGACTACGTCGCACCT GAAGCAGTGTATTGAGCTTGAGCAGCAGTTTGACTTTCTGAAGGATCTTGTTGCCGCCGTCCCCGATATGCAGGGAGAGGCCGAGGATaatcacacagagggggagagggtgtcacGGAG GGGTCGGAAACCAGGCAGCAGTCGGAAGAACGGAGGATCATCCATAAAGGGGAAAGATAAGAAGCAATCGGAGACGGAATCGGAGCAAGAG GATTATTCTGAGGGTACAGAAACagatggggaggaggagatgtGTTCCACCCCAACCAACCAATCGCACATTACGTTTCAGAG CCCCCCGGCTCCTTCCTTTCTCCATTTTCACTCTGGTTCTGCTCTGCCCCCGTTACCCGCTGCTGTGCCCGCCATGCCTACTCCGCTTCCGCCCACAGGCTGCGAGGAGGACGATTACGACTCGTAG